The following proteins come from a genomic window of Canis lupus dingo isolate Sandy chromosome 20, ASM325472v2, whole genome shotgun sequence:
- the PPP4R2 gene encoding serine/threonine-protein phosphatase 4 regulatory subunit 2 isoform X5, with product MVVSCVYPSSEKNNSNSLNRMNGVMFPGNSPSYTERSNINGPGTPRPLNRPKVSLSVPMTTNGLPESTDSKESNLQQNEDKSHSDSATSESEGSSVSPIKNKHPDEDAVEAEGHEVKRLRFDKESEVRETASQTSSSEIASVMVEETEASSSSQDKDKESSCTRQHCTEEDEEEEEEEEEESFMTSREMIPERKNQEKESDDALTVNEETSEENNQMEESDLTQAEKDLHSEGSENTGPVSSGSDCHETEELGSNSSKTGEILSESSMENDDEATEVTDEPMEQD from the exons ATGGTTGTTAGCTGTGTTTATCCTTCTTCAGA GAAAAACAATTCCAATAGTTTAAATCGAATGAATGGTGTTATGTTTCCTGGAAATTCACCAAGTTACACTGAACG GTCTAATATAAATGGACCTGGAACACCCAGGCCACTTAATCGACCAAAGGTTTCTTTGTCAGTCCCCATGACAACAAATGGCTTGCCTGAGAGCACAGACAGCAAAGAGTCAAACTTACAGCAAAATGAGGACAAAAGTCACAG tGACTCTGCGACATCTGAATCCGAAGGTTCCTCAGTGAGccctataaaaaataaacatccagATGAAGATGCTGTGGAGGCCGAGGGGCATGAGGTAAAAAGACTCAGGTTTGACAAAGAAAGTGAAGTCAGAGAGACAGCCAGTCAAACATCTTCCAGTGAAATTGCTTCAGTTATGGTAGAAGAAACAGaagcatcatcatcatctcagGATAAAGACAAGGAAAGTAGTTGTACCAGACAGCACTGTACagaagaggatgaagaagaggaagaagaggaagaagaag agTCTTTTATGACATCAAGAGAAAtgatcccagaaagaaaaaatcaagaaaaagaatctGATGATGCCTTAACTGTGAATGAAGAGACTTCtgaggaaaataatcaaatggaggAATCTGATCTGACTCAAGCTGAGAAAGATTTACATTCTGAAGGTAGTGAAAATACAGGCCCTGTAAGTAGTGGTTCTGATTGCCATGAGACAGAAGAATTAGGATCCAACTCCAGTAAAACTGGAGAGATTCTCTCAGAGTCATCCATGGAAAATGACGACGAAGCCACAGAAGTCACAGATGAACCAATGGAACAAGACTAA
- the PPP4R2 gene encoding serine/threonine-protein phosphatase 4 regulatory subunit 2 isoform X1 has protein sequence MSTREVLWKTAARDFEKRGKKEVCPVLDQFLCHVAKTGETMIQWSQFKGYFIFKLEKVMDDFRTSAPEPRGPPNPNVEYIPFDEMKERILKIVTGFNGIPFTIQRLCELLTDPRRNYTGTDKFLRGVEKNVMVVSCVYPSSEKNNSNSLNRMNGVMFPGNSPSYTERSNINGPGTPRPLNRPKVSLSVPMTTNGLPESTDSKESNLQQNEDKSHSDSATSESEGSSVSPIKNKHPDEDAVEAEGHEVKRLRFDKESEVRETASQTSSSEIASVMVEETEASSSSQDKDKESSCTRQHCTEEDEEEEEEEEEESFMTSREMIPERKNQEKESDDALTVNEETSEENNQMEESDLTQAEKDLHSEGSENTGPVSSGSDCHETEELGSNSSKTGEILSESSMENDDEATEVTDEPMEQD, from the exons GATTCAGTGGTCCCAATTTAAaggctattttattttcaaactggAGAAAGTGATGGATGATTTCAGAACTTCAGCTCCTGAACCAAGAGGTCCTCCCAACCCTAATGTCGAATATATTCCCTTTgatgaaatgaaggaaagaatacTGAAAATTGTCACTGGATTTAATGG TATCCCTTTTACCATTCAGCGACTATGTGAATTGCTAACAGATCCAAGGAGAAACTATACAGGAACAGACAAATTTCTCAGAGGAGTAGAGAAG AATGTGATGGTTGTTAGCTGTGTTTATCCTTCTTCAGA GAAAAACAATTCCAATAGTTTAAATCGAATGAATGGTGTTATGTTTCCTGGAAATTCACCAAGTTACACTGAACG GTCTAATATAAATGGACCTGGAACACCCAGGCCACTTAATCGACCAAAGGTTTCTTTGTCAGTCCCCATGACAACAAATGGCTTGCCTGAGAGCACAGACAGCAAAGAGTCAAACTTACAGCAAAATGAGGACAAAAGTCACAG tGACTCTGCGACATCTGAATCCGAAGGTTCCTCAGTGAGccctataaaaaataaacatccagATGAAGATGCTGTGGAGGCCGAGGGGCATGAGGTAAAAAGACTCAGGTTTGACAAAGAAAGTGAAGTCAGAGAGACAGCCAGTCAAACATCTTCCAGTGAAATTGCTTCAGTTATGGTAGAAGAAACAGaagcatcatcatcatctcagGATAAAGACAAGGAAAGTAGTTGTACCAGACAGCACTGTACagaagaggatgaagaagaggaagaagaggaagaagaag agTCTTTTATGACATCAAGAGAAAtgatcccagaaagaaaaaatcaagaaaaagaatctGATGATGCCTTAACTGTGAATGAAGAGACTTCtgaggaaaataatcaaatggaggAATCTGATCTGACTCAAGCTGAGAAAGATTTACATTCTGAAGGTAGTGAAAATACAGGCCCTGTAAGTAGTGGTTCTGATTGCCATGAGACAGAAGAATTAGGATCCAACTCCAGTAAAACTGGAGAGATTCTCTCAGAGTCATCCATGGAAAATGACGACGAAGCCACAGAAGTCACAGATGAACCAATGGAACAAGACTAA
- the PPP4R2 gene encoding serine/threonine-protein phosphatase 4 regulatory subunit 2 isoform X2 — protein sequence MDVERLQEALKDFEKRGKKEVCPVLDQFLCHVAKTGETMIQWSQFKGYFIFKLEKVMDDFRTSAPEPRGPPNPNVEYIPFDEMKERILKIVTGFNGIPFTIQRLCELLTDPRRNYTGTDKFLRGVEKNVMVVSCVYPSSEKNNSNSLNRMNGVMFPGNSPSYTERSNINGPGTPRPLNRPKVSLSVPMTTNGLPESTDSKESNLQQNEDKSHSDSATSESEGSSVSPIKNKHPDEDAVEAEGHEVKRLRFDKESEVRETASQTSSSEIASVMVEETEASSSSQDKDKESSCTRQHCTEEDEEEEEEEEEESFMTSREMIPERKNQEKESDDALTVNEETSEENNQMEESDLTQAEKDLHSEGSENTGPVSSGSDCHETEELGSNSSKTGEILSESSMENDDEATEVTDEPMEQD from the exons GATTCAGTGGTCCCAATTTAAaggctattttattttcaaactggAGAAAGTGATGGATGATTTCAGAACTTCAGCTCCTGAACCAAGAGGTCCTCCCAACCCTAATGTCGAATATATTCCCTTTgatgaaatgaaggaaagaatacTGAAAATTGTCACTGGATTTAATGG TATCCCTTTTACCATTCAGCGACTATGTGAATTGCTAACAGATCCAAGGAGAAACTATACAGGAACAGACAAATTTCTCAGAGGAGTAGAGAAG AATGTGATGGTTGTTAGCTGTGTTTATCCTTCTTCAGA GAAAAACAATTCCAATAGTTTAAATCGAATGAATGGTGTTATGTTTCCTGGAAATTCACCAAGTTACACTGAACG GTCTAATATAAATGGACCTGGAACACCCAGGCCACTTAATCGACCAAAGGTTTCTTTGTCAGTCCCCATGACAACAAATGGCTTGCCTGAGAGCACAGACAGCAAAGAGTCAAACTTACAGCAAAATGAGGACAAAAGTCACAG tGACTCTGCGACATCTGAATCCGAAGGTTCCTCAGTGAGccctataaaaaataaacatccagATGAAGATGCTGTGGAGGCCGAGGGGCATGAGGTAAAAAGACTCAGGTTTGACAAAGAAAGTGAAGTCAGAGAGACAGCCAGTCAAACATCTTCCAGTGAAATTGCTTCAGTTATGGTAGAAGAAACAGaagcatcatcatcatctcagGATAAAGACAAGGAAAGTAGTTGTACCAGACAGCACTGTACagaagaggatgaagaagaggaagaagaggaagaagaag agTCTTTTATGACATCAAGAGAAAtgatcccagaaagaaaaaatcaagaaaaagaatctGATGATGCCTTAACTGTGAATGAAGAGACTTCtgaggaaaataatcaaatggaggAATCTGATCTGACTCAAGCTGAGAAAGATTTACATTCTGAAGGTAGTGAAAATACAGGCCCTGTAAGTAGTGGTTCTGATTGCCATGAGACAGAAGAATTAGGATCCAACTCCAGTAAAACTGGAGAGATTCTCTCAGAGTCATCCATGGAAAATGACGACGAAGCCACAGAAGTCACAGATGAACCAATGGAACAAGACTAA
- the PPP4R2 gene encoding serine/threonine-protein phosphatase 4 regulatory subunit 2 isoform X4 has translation MDDFRTSAPEPRGPPNPNVEYIPFDEMKERILKIVTGFNGIPFTIQRLCELLTDPRRNYTGTDKFLRGVEKNVMVVSCVYPSSEKNNSNSLNRMNGVMFPGNSPSYTERSNINGPGTPRPLNRPKVSLSVPMTTNGLPESTDSKESNLQQNEDKSHSDSATSESEGSSVSPIKNKHPDEDAVEAEGHEVKRLRFDKESEVRETASQTSSSEIASVMVEETEASSSSQDKDKESSCTRQHCTEEDEEEEEEEEEESFMTSREMIPERKNQEKESDDALTVNEETSEENNQMEESDLTQAEKDLHSEGSENTGPVSSGSDCHETEELGSNSSKTGEILSESSMENDDEATEVTDEPMEQD, from the exons ATGGATGATTTCAGAACTTCAGCTCCTGAACCAAGAGGTCCTCCCAACCCTAATGTCGAATATATTCCCTTTgatgaaatgaaggaaagaatacTGAAAATTGTCACTGGATTTAATGG TATCCCTTTTACCATTCAGCGACTATGTGAATTGCTAACAGATCCAAGGAGAAACTATACAGGAACAGACAAATTTCTCAGAGGAGTAGAGAAG AATGTGATGGTTGTTAGCTGTGTTTATCCTTCTTCAGA GAAAAACAATTCCAATAGTTTAAATCGAATGAATGGTGTTATGTTTCCTGGAAATTCACCAAGTTACACTGAACG GTCTAATATAAATGGACCTGGAACACCCAGGCCACTTAATCGACCAAAGGTTTCTTTGTCAGTCCCCATGACAACAAATGGCTTGCCTGAGAGCACAGACAGCAAAGAGTCAAACTTACAGCAAAATGAGGACAAAAGTCACAG tGACTCTGCGACATCTGAATCCGAAGGTTCCTCAGTGAGccctataaaaaataaacatccagATGAAGATGCTGTGGAGGCCGAGGGGCATGAGGTAAAAAGACTCAGGTTTGACAAAGAAAGTGAAGTCAGAGAGACAGCCAGTCAAACATCTTCCAGTGAAATTGCTTCAGTTATGGTAGAAGAAACAGaagcatcatcatcatctcagGATAAAGACAAGGAAAGTAGTTGTACCAGACAGCACTGTACagaagaggatgaagaagaggaagaagaggaagaagaag agTCTTTTATGACATCAAGAGAAAtgatcccagaaagaaaaaatcaagaaaaagaatctGATGATGCCTTAACTGTGAATGAAGAGACTTCtgaggaaaataatcaaatggaggAATCTGATCTGACTCAAGCTGAGAAAGATTTACATTCTGAAGGTAGTGAAAATACAGGCCCTGTAAGTAGTGGTTCTGATTGCCATGAGACAGAAGAATTAGGATCCAACTCCAGTAAAACTGGAGAGATTCTCTCAGAGTCATCCATGGAAAATGACGACGAAGCCACAGAAGTCACAGATGAACCAATGGAACAAGACTAA
- the PPP4R2 gene encoding serine/threonine-protein phosphatase 4 regulatory subunit 2 isoform X3: MIQWSQFKGYFIFKLEKVMDDFRTSAPEPRGPPNPNVEYIPFDEMKERILKIVTGFNGIPFTIQRLCELLTDPRRNYTGTDKFLRGVEKNVMVVSCVYPSSEKNNSNSLNRMNGVMFPGNSPSYTERSNINGPGTPRPLNRPKVSLSVPMTTNGLPESTDSKESNLQQNEDKSHSDSATSESEGSSVSPIKNKHPDEDAVEAEGHEVKRLRFDKESEVRETASQTSSSEIASVMVEETEASSSSQDKDKESSCTRQHCTEEDEEEEEEEEEESFMTSREMIPERKNQEKESDDALTVNEETSEENNQMEESDLTQAEKDLHSEGSENTGPVSSGSDCHETEELGSNSSKTGEILSESSMENDDEATEVTDEPMEQD; this comes from the exons GATTCAGTGGTCCCAATTTAAaggctattttattttcaaactggAGAAAGTGATGGATGATTTCAGAACTTCAGCTCCTGAACCAAGAGGTCCTCCCAACCCTAATGTCGAATATATTCCCTTTgatgaaatgaaggaaagaatacTGAAAATTGTCACTGGATTTAATGG TATCCCTTTTACCATTCAGCGACTATGTGAATTGCTAACAGATCCAAGGAGAAACTATACAGGAACAGACAAATTTCTCAGAGGAGTAGAGAAG AATGTGATGGTTGTTAGCTGTGTTTATCCTTCTTCAGA GAAAAACAATTCCAATAGTTTAAATCGAATGAATGGTGTTATGTTTCCTGGAAATTCACCAAGTTACACTGAACG GTCTAATATAAATGGACCTGGAACACCCAGGCCACTTAATCGACCAAAGGTTTCTTTGTCAGTCCCCATGACAACAAATGGCTTGCCTGAGAGCACAGACAGCAAAGAGTCAAACTTACAGCAAAATGAGGACAAAAGTCACAG tGACTCTGCGACATCTGAATCCGAAGGTTCCTCAGTGAGccctataaaaaataaacatccagATGAAGATGCTGTGGAGGCCGAGGGGCATGAGGTAAAAAGACTCAGGTTTGACAAAGAAAGTGAAGTCAGAGAGACAGCCAGTCAAACATCTTCCAGTGAAATTGCTTCAGTTATGGTAGAAGAAACAGaagcatcatcatcatctcagGATAAAGACAAGGAAAGTAGTTGTACCAGACAGCACTGTACagaagaggatgaagaagaggaagaagaggaagaagaag agTCTTTTATGACATCAAGAGAAAtgatcccagaaagaaaaaatcaagaaaaagaatctGATGATGCCTTAACTGTGAATGAAGAGACTTCtgaggaaaataatcaaatggaggAATCTGATCTGACTCAAGCTGAGAAAGATTTACATTCTGAAGGTAGTGAAAATACAGGCCCTGTAAGTAGTGGTTCTGATTGCCATGAGACAGAAGAATTAGGATCCAACTCCAGTAAAACTGGAGAGATTCTCTCAGAGTCATCCATGGAAAATGACGACGAAGCCACAGAAGTCACAGATGAACCAATGGAACAAGACTAA